In Equus caballus isolate H_3958 breed thoroughbred chromosome 28, TB-T2T, whole genome shotgun sequence, the following proteins share a genomic window:
- the RIBC2 gene encoding RIB43A-like with coiled-coils protein 2 has protein sequence MDIVQPKDLEQDFRLAKRRQAELCRQKRIFNARNRIIGGDTKAWDIQVHDQKIKEATEKARDEIFAAEMRQNDKIACILEERERRERRDLCKAINDFQQNFQKPETCREFDLSDPLALKKDLPARQSDNDARNTVSGMQKFMGEDLNFRERKKFQQEQNREWSLQQQSEWKNAREEQKRAEDLYVKTRLQFDKTAMHLQNLESATRKAVCAAVKEFNKSQALESAERKIQEKKQEEEDNLAEISNLLRGDLLSENPQQAASSFGLHRVVPDRWKGMTREQLEQIRLVQKQQVQEKLRLQEEERQRDLDWDQQRVQQARSVLLLEREQQRQQRDLRRALDCSNFNLAKEQLLQKKYMKEVYTNRPTEDYFAQFNTGSR, from the exons ATGGACATAGTGCAGCCCAAGGACCTGGAGCAGGACTTTCGCTTGGCCAAGAGGAGACAGGCGGAGCTGTGCAGGCAGAAGCGGATCTTCAACGCCAGGAACAGGATCATCGGG GGAGACACAAAAGCCTGGGATATTCAGGTTCACGACCAGAAGATAAAAGAAGCAACTGAAAAAGCTAGAGATGAAATCTTTG CTGCTGAAATGAGGCAAAATGACAAAATCGCATGCATATTAGAAGAgcgggaaaggagagagaggagagatctGTGTAAAGCTATCAATGACTTCCAGCAGAACTTTCAGAAGCCAGAAACTTGCCGTGAATTTGACCTCTCTGACCCCCTTGCCCTTAAGAAAGACCTTCCAGCCCGGCAGTCAGATAATGATGCTCGGAATACGGTTTCAGGAATGCAGAAATTCATGGGAGAGGATTTAAACTTCCGCGAGAGGAAGAAATTCCAAcaggaacaaaacagagaatggTCCTTGCAACAGCAAAGTGAATGGAAGAATGCCCGCGAAGAACAAAAACGTGCAG AGGACCTCTATGTGAAGACAAGGCTGCAGTTTGACAAAACAGCCATGCATTTACAGAATCTGGAAAGTGCCACCAGAAAGGCGGTTTGTGCAGCTGTGAAAGAATTCAACAAGAGCCAG GCCTTGGAGTCAGCAGAAaggaaaattcaagagaaaaaacaagaagaggaggacAACCTGGCTGAGATCTCCAACCTCCTGCGTGGGGACCTGCTCTCCGAGAACCCACAGCAGGCAGCCAGCTCCTTCGGGCTGCACCGCGTGGTCCCCGACCGCTGGAAGGGCATGACCCGGGAGCAGCTGGAGCAGATCCGCCTGGTTCAGAAGCAGCAAGTCCAGGAGAAGCTG agGCTTCAGGAAGAAGAGCGCCAGCGAGACCTGGACTGGGACCAGCAGAGGGTTCAGCAGGCTCGCTCCGTCCTGTTGTTAGAACGggagcagcagcggcagcagcgcGACCTGCGCAGGGCGCTGGACTGCAGCAACTTCAACCTGGCCAAGGAGCAGCTTCTGCA gaaaaaatacatgaaggaaGTCTATACAAATCGTCCCACTGAAGATTATTTTGCACAATTTAATACAGGAAGTCGTTAA